One Clostridium novyi NT genomic window carries:
- a CDS encoding PTS sugar transporter subunit IIB, which produces MKIVTCCGSGLVTSFMIQTNVEKALKELEINDIDVEVSSVGAAKNIPAEIYIGGREISSQLGMLDGKVIVLNNIIDSMEIRAKLAEALTELNYFN; this is translated from the coding sequence ATGAAGATTGTTACATGTTGTGGAAGTGGACTCGTAACTAGTTTTATGATACAAACAAATGTTGAAAAGGCGTTAAAAGAATTAGAAATTAATGATATTGATGTAGAAGTTTCTAGTGTTGGTGCAGCTAAAAATATTCCAGCAGAAATATATATAGGAGGAAGAGAAATTTCTTCTCAATTAGGAATGTTAGACGGAAAAGTAATTGTGTTAAACAATATTATAGACAGTATGGAAATAAGAGCTAAGTTAGCAGAAGCATTAACTGAGTTAAATTATTTTAATTAA
- a CDS encoding Hsp70 family protein, whose product MGKVIGIDLGTTTCEVAYLNNGQPEIILNDLNKKITPSVVGISDKDEFIVGEFAQRQAVLEPEKTIVEVKRLMGEETKIKIGDEELLPEEVSSIILKKLKKDAEEYLGEEVTEAVITVPANFNDLQRKATKEAGEMAGLKVERIINEPTAAALAYGINNMESDEKVLVYDLGGGTFDVTVLELFAGVIDVKASRGNNKLGGKDFNNIIEQYIINNFEAEHDVSLRDDIKALARIKEEAEKIKIKLSNEEEVDINIPFIAVDKEKNPLEIKTSLTRSKFEAFIEDLVDSTEIIIDEAIKAAGYDVTDIDVVIAVGGSSRIPCVRKMLEDKFKDKIKYNVNPDEAVALGAAIQAAIKNDEIDSKEGILITDACSHTLGTSVVEKLSDGRFIDGIYDPIILRDSKIPCTKRKKYYTIKDNQRSVIIDVYEGEQKLASKNTKIGEFVLKGIPKAPAGKQLIEVSFTYDLNGILQVSAKVLSTGKTLNKIIDISRKLLPNFILGEMDEDDHNNERQDLRDLYGHIIEFSEGKISSLEDGDKKEEIKECIDKLKKALEENNKENAEKYNEKLIDYIFELE is encoded by the coding sequence ATGGGAAAAGTAATTGGAATTGATTTAGGAACTACAACTTGTGAAGTTGCTTATTTGAATAATGGACAACCTGAAATTATATTAAATGATTTAAATAAAAAAATAACTCCATCAGTAGTTGGGATATCAGATAAAGATGAATTTATTGTAGGGGAGTTTGCACAAAGACAAGCTGTCTTAGAACCAGAAAAAACAATAGTAGAAGTTAAGCGGCTTATGGGAGAAGAAACAAAAATAAAAATAGGAGACGAGGAACTTTTACCAGAGGAAGTATCATCTATTATATTAAAAAAGCTAAAAAAAGATGCGGAAGAATATTTAGGAGAAGAAGTTACAGAGGCGGTTATTACAGTTCCAGCAAATTTTAATGATCTTCAAAGAAAAGCTACAAAGGAAGCTGGGGAAATGGCTGGTTTAAAAGTAGAAAGAATTATAAATGAACCTACAGCTGCTGCACTTGCATATGGAATTAATAATATGGAAAGTGATGAAAAAGTTCTCGTATATGACTTAGGAGGAGGAACTTTTGATGTTACTGTTTTAGAGCTATTTGCAGGAGTTATAGACGTAAAAGCAAGCAGAGGAAATAACAAATTAGGTGGAAAGGATTTTAATAATATAATAGAACAATACATAATTAATAATTTTGAAGCGGAACATGATGTAAGTCTAAGAGATGATATTAAAGCCCTTGCAAGAATAAAAGAAGAAGCAGAAAAGATAAAAATTAAGTTATCAAATGAAGAAGAAGTGGATATAAACATACCATTTATAGCTGTAGATAAAGAAAAAAATCCTTTAGAAATAAAAACAAGTTTAACACGAAGTAAATTTGAAGCATTTATTGAAGATTTAGTAGATTCCACTGAAATTATAATAGATGAAGCTATAAAAGCAGCTGGATATGATGTTACAGATATTGATGTTGTAATAGCAGTTGGTGGCTCTAGTAGAATTCCATGCGTTAGAAAAATGCTTGAAGATAAATTTAAAGATAAAATAAAATATAATGTAAATCCAGATGAAGCAGTAGCATTAGGTGCTGCAATACAAGCTGCTATAAAAAACGATGAAATAGATTCTAAAGAAGGAATTTTAATAACAGATGCATGTAGTCATACACTTGGGACAAGCGTAGTAGAAAAGTTAAGTGATGGTAGATTTATAGATGGAATATATGATCCTATTATTTTAAGAGATAGCAAAATACCTTGCACTAAAAGAAAAAAATACTACACAATTAAAGATAATCAAAGAAGTGTTATTATTGATGTCTATGAGGGAGAACAAAAATTAGCATCTAAAAACACAAAAATAGGGGAATTTGTTTTAAAAGGAATTCCTAAAGCTCCAGCAGGAAAACAGTTAATTGAAGTGTCTTTTACATATGATTTAAATGGCATACTTCAAGTATCTGCAAAAGTATTAAGCACAGGAAAAACTTTAAATAAAATAATAGATATATCAAGGAAACTTTTACCAAATTTTATACTTGGTGAAATGGATGAAGATGATCATAATAATGAAAGACAAGATTTACGTGATTTATATGGACATATAATAGAATTTTCAGAGGGAAAAATAAGTTCTCTTGAAGATGGTGACAAAAAAGAAGAAATTAAGGAATGTATAGATAAATTAAAAAAGGCATTAGAAGAAAATAATAAAGAAAATGCAGAAAAATATAATGAAAAACTAATAGATTATATTTTTGAATTAGAGTAG
- a CDS encoding tetratricopeptide repeat protein, with the protein MEKVIELAAVYYNTALKLISENKISKAITNIKKSLKLYSKDCDVLNLMGLCNYTLCEFDKAYFYWSKSLEYKKHNNKAELYLNLLKSRKFNRFIKEYNEGIEFLYRYEYKKAIEKFKEIITEENELLEPYIIIGLCYYAIGKYNIAKKYMEMALNIDNENRKCLMYLNEINNKRNVTIVKYKSSKVAKTVASVSTILLIASSVLYYKNYKGYINIKDTLAEYEHKYKINNTELQLIRGKYNKLSNSINMEKGQIQNKFQGKNDSEVFNDGILNYKKKDYKKAIENFSYLMDRGIDSSIVAEATFFSAVTYEKLNNIGKSEELYYKYIDKYKGKNYYDDSLYNCGIMLYRSGNKEKAKKVLSILQKEVPDSMFVNKTVKMILNN; encoded by the coding sequence ATGGAAAAAGTTATAGAATTAGCTGCTGTTTATTATAATACTGCTTTAAAGCTTATATCTGAAAATAAGATTTCAAAAGCTATTACTAACATTAAAAAAAGTTTAAAGTTATATTCTAAAGATTGTGATGTGTTAAATTTAATGGGGCTATGCAATTATACCTTATGTGAATTTGATAAAGCCTACTTTTATTGGAGCAAAAGTTTAGAATATAAAAAACACAATAATAAAGCAGAATTATATTTAAACCTATTAAAAAGTAGGAAGTTTAATAGGTTTATTAAGGAATATAATGAAGGAATAGAATTTTTATATAGATATGAATATAAAAAAGCTATAGAAAAATTTAAAGAAATAATTACAGAAGAAAATGAATTATTAGAACCATATATAATAATTGGGCTTTGTTACTATGCCATAGGAAAATATAATATTGCAAAAAAGTATATGGAAATGGCACTTAACATTGATAATGAAAATAGAAAATGCTTAATGTATCTAAATGAGATAAACAATAAGAGAAATGTAACTATTGTAAAATATAAATCTAGCAAAGTTGCTAAAACTGTAGCCAGTGTTTCTACCATACTATTAATAGCATCATCAGTATTATATTATAAAAATTATAAAGGATATATTAACATTAAAGATACTTTAGCTGAATATGAACATAAATATAAAATAAATAATACGGAACTTCAGCTTATAAGAGGAAAGTACAACAAATTAAGTAATTCTATTAATATGGAGAAAGGGCAGATACAAAATAAATTTCAAGGAAAAAATGATAGTGAAGTGTTTAATGATGGCATATTAAATTACAAGAAAAAAGATTACAAAAAAGCTATAGAAAACTTTTCTTATTTAATGGATAGAGGAATTGATAGTTCTATAGTGGCAGAGGCTACATTTTTTTCAGCAGTAACTTATGAAAAACTAAACAATATAGGAAAATCAGAGGAACTTTATTATAAATATATAGATAAATATAAAGGGAAAAATTATTATGATGACTCTTTATATAACTGTGGAATTATGTTGTATAGAAGTGGAAACAAGGAAAAAGCAAAGAAAGTTTTAAGTATATTACAAAAAGAAGTTCCAGACAGTATGTTTGTAAATAAAACAGTAAAAATGATATTAAACAACTAG
- a CDS encoding J domain-containing protein, translating to MDNLYDILQIDDKARSIEIKKAYIKMLRQYPPEKSPEQFKKIREAYEILVDPILKAEYDAFMNYKDKIEEYRKKGNNALEKKQYRRAILYYKKILLIEPKITFAKNKLGLVFFYNKQYEEAIIQFRELIQINPKNSIFYNNLAYVYKEQKKYDLAEELLLKSYELDETNEKTVLVLGDIYIATGEYHKGIEFLNKCIEESSDDCFRQIMYYLKILNMYIDINNTEMIEKTLKCIENIVPDEERIKEYILWKLYKNAEDLLEKNNYEIGNKICKTSIAIDNKNKKFVKLNKKFENLLRVSHHIKLLIDDNRVMEVLKKPILYYLHWDEDNEKDFILKKEKNINEIRESIENDFLGVISSIDVLKKEYIILYNYKKELYKQAYNMAEENKQNSEIPIEVRDIFSETIDIEEDWPILYHDSINSIRRCSLKKRYYKILLIFMIIFTILGTIMYKFHLFKKI from the coding sequence ATGGACAATCTATATGATATTCTTCAAATAGATGATAAAGCAAGGAGTATAGAAATAAAAAAGGCATATATAAAAATGCTTAGACAGTATCCTCCAGAAAAATCTCCAGAACAATTCAAAAAAATAAGAGAAGCTTATGAAATTTTAGTAGATCCAATATTAAAAGCAGAGTATGATGCTTTTATGAATTATAAAGATAAGATTGAAGAATATAGAAAAAAGGGAAACAATGCTTTAGAAAAAAAGCAGTATAGAAGGGCTATTTTGTATTATAAAAAAATACTACTTATTGAACCGAAAATTACATTTGCTAAAAATAAATTAGGACTAGTATTCTTCTACAATAAACAGTATGAAGAAGCCATAATTCAGTTTAGAGAGTTAATACAGATTAATCCTAAAAACTCTATATTTTATAATAATCTTGCCTATGTTTACAAAGAGCAAAAGAAGTATGATTTAGCAGAAGAGTTATTATTAAAATCTTATGAGCTTGATGAGACTAATGAAAAGACAGTTTTAGTTTTGGGAGACATCTATATAGCAACAGGTGAATATCATAAAGGAATTGAATTTTTAAATAAATGCATAGAAGAAAGTAGTGATGATTGTTTTAGACAGATTATGTATTATTTAAAAATTTTAAATATGTATATAGATATAAATAATACAGAAATGATTGAAAAAACTCTTAAATGTATTGAAAATATAGTTCCAGATGAAGAGAGAATTAAAGAATATATATTATGGAAATTGTATAAAAATGCAGAAGATTTATTAGAAAAAAATAATTATGAAATTGGAAATAAAATTTGTAAAACTTCCATAGCTATTGATAATAAAAATAAAAAATTTGTTAAATTAAATAAAAAATTTGAAAACTTATTGAGGGTATCTCATCATATTAAATTACTAATAGATGACAATAGAGTTATGGAAGTTTTGAAAAAGCCTATTTTATATTATCTCCATTGGGATGAAGATAATGAAAAGGATTTTATTCTAAAAAAGGAAAAGAACATCAATGAAATAAGAGAAAGTATAGAAAATGACTTTTTAGGTGTAATAAGTAGTATTGATGTTTTGAAAAAAGAATATATTATACTGTATAATTATAAAAAAGAATTATATAAACAAGCTTATAATATGGCAGAAGAAAATAAGCAAAATTCTGAAATACCAATTGAAGTTAGGGATATCTTTAGTGAAACTATTGATATAGAGGAAGATTGGCCAATTCTTTATCATGATTCAATTAATAGTATAAGAAGATGTAGTTTAAAGAAAAGATATTATAAGATTTTATTGATTTTTATGATTATTTTTACGATTTTAGGGACAATTATGTACAAATTTCACCTATTTAAAAAGATATAA
- a CDS encoding Lrp/AsnC family transcriptional regulator, with amino-acid sequence MEEILEILEKNSKYSEEEIAAMTGKTVEEVKNAIKKYEEDNIIVGYPALINWEKTSKDSVVALIQVKVTPQRGEGFDKVAERIYKFREVRACYLMSSGGFDLNVIVEEKTMKEVALFVANKLATQESVLSTSTHFILKKYKDKGTIFEKKTRDDREAIFI; translated from the coding sequence GTGGAAGAAATATTAGAGATTCTTGAAAAAAACAGTAAATATAGTGAAGAAGAAATAGCGGCCATGACAGGAAAAACTGTAGAAGAAGTAAAAAATGCCATAAAGAAATATGAAGAAGATAATATCATAGTTGGATATCCAGCGTTAATAAATTGGGAAAAGACAAGCAAAGACAGTGTTGTAGCATTAATACAAGTAAAGGTAACACCTCAAAGAGGAGAAGGATTTGATAAAGTTGCTGAAAGAATATACAAATTTAGAGAAGTTAGAGCATGTTATCTAATGTCATCTGGTGGATTTGATTTAAATGTTATTGTTGAAGAAAAAACAATGAAAGAAGTAGCACTTTTTGTAGCAAACAAACTTGCAACTCAAGAATCAGTTTTAAGTACTTCAACTCACTTCATACTTAAAAAATACAAAGATAAAGGTACAATATTTGAAAAGAAAACGAGAGATGATAGGGAGGCAATATTTATATGA
- a CDS encoding aminotransferase class I/II-fold pyridoxal phosphate-dependent enzyme has product MRLEDMISPKVRTMPPSGIRKYFDMINEMEDVISLGVGEPDFVTPWNVREAGIYSLEKGHTHYSSNAGFIELREEIAGFLNRKYDLEYNPEDEIIVTVGGSEGIDIALRALVDPGDEVIIPEPSFVAYKGCTVFAGATPVVLNLRAEDGFKLTPELLESAITPKTKVVIVPFPNNPTGSIMTKEELKAIVDVLKDKDIIILSDEIYSELTYDTKHVSIASFPEVREKTILINGFSKAYAMTGWRMGYVCANKVLINAMKKIHQYAIMCAPTTAQYAAIEALKNSDEDIEIMNKEYNRRRRVMVDGFKKMGLDCFEPKGAFYLFPSIKSTGLTSDEFCEQLLMKEKVLTVPGNAFGECGEGFIRACYACSMEDIMEALKRIEKFVKSIKNK; this is encoded by the coding sequence ATGAGATTAGAAGATATGATTTCACCTAAGGTAAGGACTATGCCACCTTCAGGTATAAGAAAATATTTTGACATGATAAATGAAATGGAAGATGTAATATCTCTTGGTGTTGGAGAACCTGATTTTGTAACACCATGGAATGTTAGAGAAGCTGGTATTTATTCTTTAGAAAAAGGACACACTCATTATTCTTCAAATGCTGGTTTTATTGAACTTAGAGAAGAAATAGCAGGATTTTTAAATAGAAAATATGATCTTGAGTATAATCCTGAAGATGAGATAATTGTGACAGTTGGTGGAAGTGAAGGAATAGATATTGCATTAAGAGCATTAGTAGATCCAGGTGATGAGGTTATTATTCCAGAGCCTAGTTTTGTAGCATACAAAGGATGTACTGTATTTGCAGGGGCAACTCCTGTAGTATTAAATCTTAGAGCAGAAGATGGATTTAAATTAACTCCAGAGTTACTTGAAAGTGCAATAACTCCTAAGACTAAAGTGGTAATTGTTCCATTCCCTAATAATCCAACAGGATCAATTATGACAAAAGAAGAGCTAAAAGCAATTGTAGATGTTCTTAAAGATAAAGATATTATTATTTTATCTGATGAAATATATTCAGAATTAACTTATGATACAAAGCATGTATCAATAGCAAGTTTCCCAGAAGTAAGAGAAAAAACTATATTAATAAATGGTTTTTCAAAGGCATATGCAATGACAGGATGGAGAATGGGTTATGTATGTGCAAATAAAGTTCTTATAAATGCTATGAAAAAAATTCATCAATATGCAATTATGTGTGCTCCTACAACAGCGCAATACGCAGCAATTGAAGCTTTAAAAAATAGTGATGAAGATATAGAAATAATGAATAAAGAATACAACAGAAGAAGAAGAGTTATGGTAGATGGATTCAAGAAAATGGGACTTGATTGTTTTGAACCAAAGGGTGCATTTTATCTTTTCCCATCTATAAAATCTACAGGACTTACTTCTGATGAGTTTTGTGAACAACTTCTAATGAAAGAAAAAGTTTTAACTGTTCCAGGAAATGCTTTTGGAGAATGTGGAGAAGGGTTTATAAGAGCTTGCTATGCATGTTCAATGGAAGATATTATGGAAGCATTAAAGCGTATAGAAAAATTTGTTAAATCAATAAAAAATAAATAA
- a CDS encoding NEAT domain-containing protein — MDIIKNLNKGVGAAATAIIIIGGTPQVVHAATNNKPNVIEAKQISKSIEKEIMNESPVQKIKIQALKLNKDEPSMAGQYIENEVTYTEENGKIYCSLKILASDWMNDIKVKVNGDEAKCQLKDIGKTEVFGAEHKGAILKFEVPKINPDIKLNMFVVPMNSKVEFRIVGEENKKTDKENNQKETNTNSKKNDVVAEQNNKANTEKVKDKEVKNEDTQKKEEKTEAKDSSKEKVFDNLEDGVYTLTFRAYKIENPAEDSMLNNFFDKKAKLEVKDGKKTITFLNICFADGLYDFRIETNKIFKESQISDYGNKNPDTEKYPAKLFKMEIDDLDSDHKGCVLAGPMGGKLSDYGKVTYDKANNYKTVMFKFNKDFAKGWNGFDSSESILKENDNGNLNKALIEIGLDTDKDGTVSVKELSEAKGRVDLSKKKITDISQLKALGPEVTELDLSGNRIEQLPKGIFDNLTQLTYLDLRVNKIKELPDGIFDKLVNLKKVYLERNKLETLPKGVFDKLPNLETVVLATNNIKHLDDDVFKNNKKLKFIDVSQNEIDSIPTTMLELNDLETFCAKQNRIEIIPQNLTKLKNLTWLDLASNYIEEIPEEILNGKNNVKYLYLAENMLKEVPNKIFEAFPNVNSYDFVFNNLKTMPKAPEGTKKTVNALPQKSPMNLKLEVKDGEIKWNEELSAFDILAWQRTTHSILGEKMPENVEEYKKHLNGKTALELLNKEGYEPKLKIIIQKKDKDGKFKTIKEIINDGNGSTVGSIKDPEMKANDEYRILEELRTNFYGDDQYVFTNVAHAKVEESKKNSTSTSNKQKENNKNSKENKIDDSSNKADQPNEKKKEQDKREQQNKVTNAESKSNKKATSIKEKKLPQTGMPVGSGLLATLGSAISGMGVVLMRKNRKKK, encoded by the coding sequence ATGGATATTATAAAAAATTTAAACAAAGGTGTTGGGGCTGCTGCAACAGCAATTATAATAATTGGAGGTACTCCGCAAGTTGTACATGCAGCAACTAATAATAAACCTAATGTTATTGAAGCAAAACAGATAAGTAAGAGCATAGAAAAAGAGATTATGAATGAAAGCCCAGTACAAAAGATAAAAATACAAGCATTAAAATTAAATAAAGATGAGCCATCTATGGCGGGTCAATATATTGAAAATGAAGTTACATATACAGAGGAAAATGGAAAGATATATTGTAGTTTAAAAATACTAGCTTCAGATTGGATGAATGATATAAAGGTTAAAGTTAATGGTGATGAAGCTAAATGCCAATTAAAAGACATAGGAAAAACAGAAGTATTTGGAGCAGAACATAAAGGAGCAATTTTAAAATTTGAAGTTCCTAAAATAAATCCTGATATTAAATTAAATATGTTTGTAGTACCTATGAATAGCAAAGTTGAATTTAGAATTGTAGGAGAAGAAAATAAAAAAACAGATAAGGAAAATAACCAAAAAGAAACAAATACAAATTCTAAAAAAAATGATGTAGTAGCAGAACAAAATAATAAAGCTAATACAGAAAAAGTAAAAGATAAAGAAGTAAAAAATGAGGATACACAAAAGAAAGAAGAAAAGACAGAAGCAAAAGATAGTTCTAAAGAAAAGGTTTTTGATAACTTAGAAGATGGAGTGTATACTCTAACTTTTCGTGCGTATAAAATAGAAAATCCTGCGGAAGATTCAATGCTAAATAACTTCTTTGATAAAAAAGCGAAGTTAGAAGTTAAGGATGGAAAAAAGACAATAACATTCTTAAATATTTGTTTTGCCGATGGATTATATGATTTTAGAATAGAAACAAATAAGATTTTCAAAGAAAGTCAAATTAGTGATTATGGCAATAAAAACCCAGATACAGAAAAGTATCCTGCTAAACTTTTTAAAATGGAAATAGATGATTTAGATTCTGATCATAAGGGTTGTGTACTTGCAGGCCCAATGGGCGGAAAATTATCGGATTACGGTAAGGTAACTTATGATAAAGCTAATAATTACAAAACTGTTATGTTTAAATTCAATAAGGATTTTGCAAAAGGTTGGAATGGTTTTGATTCAAGTGAAAGTATTTTAAAGGAAAATGATAATGGTAATTTAAATAAAGCCTTAATAGAAATAGGACTTGATACTGACAAAGATGGTACAGTTTCAGTTAAAGAATTAAGTGAAGCTAAGGGAAGAGTTGATTTATCTAAAAAGAAAATAACAGATATATCTCAATTGAAAGCACTTGGTCCTGAAGTTACTGAATTAGATTTAAGTGGAAACAGAATAGAACAGTTACCAAAAGGAATTTTTGACAATTTAACTCAATTAACATATTTAGATTTAAGAGTTAATAAAATAAAAGAATTACCAGATGGTATATTTGACAAGCTTGTAAATTTAAAAAAAGTATACCTGGAAAGAAACAAACTTGAAACACTTCCAAAGGGGGTATTTGATAAATTACCTAACTTAGAAACAGTAGTATTAGCAACAAATAATATTAAACATTTAGATGATGATGTATTTAAAAATAATAAAAAACTTAAATTTATAGATGTATCTCAAAATGAAATTGATTCTATACCAACAACTATGCTAGAACTAAATGATTTAGAAACTTTCTGTGCAAAACAGAATAGAATAGAAATTATTCCACAAAATTTGACTAAACTTAAAAACTTAACATGGCTTGACTTAGCATCAAATTATATTGAAGAGATACCAGAAGAAATACTAAATGGTAAAAATAATGTAAAGTATCTTTATTTAGCAGAAAATATGTTAAAAGAGGTTCCAAATAAAATATTTGAAGCATTTCCTAATGTAAACAGTTATGATTTTGTATTTAACAATTTAAAAACTATGCCAAAGGCACCAGAAGGTACAAAAAAGACTGTAAATGCTTTACCTCAAAAATCTCCTATGAATTTAAAACTAGAAGTTAAAGATGGAGAAATTAAATGGAATGAAGAATTATCTGCCTTTGATATATTAGCATGGCAAAGAACAACTCATAGTATACTCGGAGAAAAAATGCCTGAAAATGTTGAAGAATATAAAAAGCATTTAAATGGAAAAACAGCATTAGAATTGCTAAACAAAGAAGGATATGAACCAAAACTAAAAATAATTATACAAAAGAAAGATAAGGATGGAAAATTTAAAACTATAAAAGAAATAATCAATGATGGCAATGGAAGTACAGTAGGAAGTATAAAAGATCCAGAAATGAAAGCTAATGATGAATATAGAATATTAGAAGAATTAAGAACTAATTTCTATGGCGATGATCAGTATGTATTTACTAATGTAGCTCATGCAAAAGTAGAAGAATCTAAAAAGAACTCAACAAGTACAAGTAATAAACAGAAAGAAAACAATAAAAATAGTAAAGAGAATAAAATTGATGATTCTTCAAATAAAGCAGATCAACCAAATGAAAAGAAAAAAGAACAAGATAAAAGAGAACAACAAAATAAAGTAACTAATGCAGAAAGTAAGTCAAATAAAAAAGCTACATCAATAAAAGAAAAGAAATTACCACAAACAGGTATGCCAGTTGGAAGTGGACTTCTAGCTACACTAGGAAGTGCTATATCTGGCATGGGTGTTGTGTTAATGAGAAAGAATAGAAAGAAAAAATAA